ACTTCGACCAATGGAGCTTATAATGCAACTAATGGAAATTGGACAATTTCAGGAAGTGTTGCAAATGGAAAAACAGAATATTTAGATATTACAGCTAAAGTAAATCCTATAACAGGAACAGCTAATGAATTTAGAAATACTGCAAGTGTAACAGCAAGTAATCAAACGGATCCAGTCCCTGCGAATAATACTTCAACGGTAACTACTGTTCCAACAGCTTTAATTAATTTAGCACTAACTAAATCGGTAAATAATATTAGTCCGTTAGCAGGATCAAATGTGGTGTTTACCGTAAGAGTTTCAAATGCGGGACCAAGTAATGCGACAGGAGTGCAGGTTAGAGATTTACTTCCTAACGGATATACTTATGTTAGTTCGACAGTTTCAAACGGAACTTATGCCAATGGAACTGGATTATGGACTATTGGAACTATTATAAATGGAGCTTCAGCAGTTTTAAATGTTACGGCTACAGTCAATGCAACAGGAAATTATACCAATGTTGCCGAAGTTATCAGTGCGAATGAAACAGATGTAAATTCGACACCAAATAATAATGTTTTAACAGAAGACGATCAAGATGAAATCGCAATATCTCGTGGTTCATTAGTAGATTTAAGCTTAGTTAAAACAGTTAATAATAATACGCCTAATGTTAATGATATTGTAACCTTCAGGATTACGGTAAACAATGCTGGGCCAAGTGATGCAAAAGGAGTTGTAGTTACAGATAAATTGCCTTCAGGATATTTATTTGTTAGTGCTGCTCCATCTGCCGGAAGTTATAATAATACACCAGGTTCATGGACAGTTGGAACTCTTGCAAACGGAGCAACAGCTACTTTAGATATTCAGGCTCGGGTATTGCCAACTGGTAATTATAATAACGTGGCAGAAGTTACAGGAGCTGATGAAGTAGATAGCAATTCTACTCCGGGGAATAATGACGATACAGAGAATGATCAAAGCGAAGTTATTGTAACTCCTGTACAAATTGCTGATTTATCTGTGAATAAAATTGTTGATGTAACTGTTCCAAAAGTGGGCGATAATGTAGTGTTTACAATTGCAGTTTCAAATGCAGGACCAAGCAATGCTACTGGTGTTGTTATTAGAGATTTGTTGCCTTCTGGTTATGAGTTCGTAAGTGCAGTTCCAACTGCAGGGATGTATAACAGAACAACAGGAGACTGGACAGTTTCAAGACCAATTATTGCAAATACTTCTGAAACTATTCAGATAACTGCTAAAGTTCTGAAAAATGGCAGTTATGTAAATAATGCTGAGGTAATTGCAAGCGATCAGCAGGATCCGGATTCTACACCAAATGATGGAACCGGAGATGATTTTTCAACAGTAACAACGACACCTTCTGCATTAGTAAATCTTGCAGTTGTGAAAAGAATAAATAATGCAGCTCCAGATGTAGGATCTACAGTGGTATTTACAATTGATGTTGTAAATAATGGGCCAAGTGATGCTACAACTGTGGTTGTAAATGATAGATTACCTACTGGTTACGCTTTTGTAAGCGACGATGCAACAGGAAACTACGACAATGTCTCAGGAAACTGGATAATAGGTAACCTGGCAAGCGGAATAAAAAGAACTTTAAACATTACTGCTGCTGTAAACCCAAAAGGTAATTACCTTAATACGGCTACAGCAACCAGTACTGAAACGGATGGAAATCCTGGGGATAATACATGTGAAGTTTCCAGTACTCCAAGAGCGATTTCTGATTTGAGCTTGTTAAAAACAGTTGCAAATGCCTCTCCAAATGTTGGCGAAAATGCAGTATTTACTATTGTGGTAACCAATAATGGTCCAAGTAATGCGACAGGAGTCGTAGTTACAGATCAATTACCATCAGGATATTCGTTTGTGAGTGCAACGCCTTCAGTAGGAACATTTGATAGTAATTCCGGAGGCTGGTCAGTAGGCAGTTTAGCAAACAGTGCTAGTGCTAGTTTAACTATTATTGCGAGAGTTTTAGCTACAGGAAATTATAACAATGTTGCTGAAGTAACAGGTGCTGATCAATTTGATCCGAACTCAATACCTGGAAATAATAATCCATTAGAAAATGATCAGAGTACTGTAGTGGTTACTCCGGTTAATGTATCAGATTTAGTTACAGTAAAAACAGTTTCGGCTGTCACTGTTGCAGGTATTTCTGCGTCAAGACCAAATGAAGGTGATACTATTAGATACAGTATTGTGGTTACAAATAACGGTGGTCCTACTAGTGCTACAGGTGTTAGTTTAACAGATATTCTTCCTGCAGGTTTAACTTATGAAAGCCATACAGTAACTGCTGGAACTTATAACTATGCGTCTGGAGTATGGACTATTGGAAACCTGGCAGTTAATGGTACAGCTGCTTTAGAAATTACAGCAAAAGTAAATGCGGGTACTAAAGGTTTAACTATTATCAATAGAACAACTGCGGCTAAAGGAGATCAAACAGATCCTACGACAGCTGGAGATGATTTAGAGGAAACAATTGTGGTTAGTTTACCACCAATTGCTGCAAATGATATTAGTAATGGTAATACAACAAATCAGCCTTCAACTCCATTAAATATTCTAACAAATGATAGATTAGGAGATGGAACTTTAGCAACTCCTGCCAATACTATTGTTGATTTAAACCCTAATACACCAGGAGTAGAAACAACAATTATAGTACCAGGAGAAGGAACTTGGAATTATGATCCAGCAACTGGTTTAATTGTATTTACACCAGAGGCAGGATTTACATCAGACCCAACGCCATTAGTTTATAAATTAACAGAAACACAAACGGGCTTAAGTGACACTGCGACTATAACAGTTACTTATGTGGCTCAGGCACCAATAGCCTATAATGATTTAAGCAGTGGAAATCCTGTAAATACAGCAGTAACAGTAAATCCATTAGCAAACAAAGGTTCTGGAAAAGATGCAGACCCGGATGGAACTATAGATCCTTCAACGGTTCGTTTGTTGAGTCCATCAGGAGCAACAGCTATCGTAACAGATTCAAAAGGAATTACAAGTTTTGATGTTGCGAATGAAGGAAAATGGAGTGTTAACCCGGTAACTGGTGCAATTACGTTTACGCCATTGCCAACGTTCCATAAAGATCCAACGCCTATTCAATATAATGTAAAAGATAATGATGGCAATGTATCTAATAATGCAACAGTAACTATAGATTATGTGCCAGTTGCAGCAAATGACAGAAATACGACACCGGGAACACCAGGTTTACCAGTGACAATAAATGTTTCTGGAAACGATACAGCAGGAGATACAGTTAATGTATCGACAGTAGTATTAAATGCGTCAAGTGTTTTTGGAGGAATTCAGGTATCTCCTCAAGAAGTTTCTGTAGCAGGAGTTGGTAACTGGATAGCTGATGCTCTTGGAAATGTAACATTTACTCCGGAAGCAGGATACACAATTGACCCTCCGGTAATTAGCTATACAATAAGAGATAATCAAGGGAATAGTTCAAATACAGCTACTATCACAATAGATTATGCTCCAATCACTTCGCCTGATTTATCAATTGGAAATCCAATTAATACGCCGGTAGTTGTTGATGTTACAGCTAATGATACGACAGGAGATTTAGTTGATCCAACGACAGTAAGTTTGGTTAATCCTGGAAATGGAACCAACATTGTACAGGATCCAACGGGAGATATTACCAGCATCACAATTCCTGAAGAAGGAAGATGGAATTTAGATCCTGTTACTGGAAAAGTAACATTTACTCCAAATCCTGGTTTTATTACAAATCCTACACCAATTAATTATAATGTTAGAGATCATCAGGGTAATCAATCTAACAACAGCTTGATAACTATCAGAGTGATACCTCAGGCTGATATGGTTGTTACTAAAACTAATCATACAGACAAATATATTCCAGGAACAAATAGTGTTTATACTATTACGGTTAAAAATAATGGTCCGGCGGCAGCGACAAATGTAGTAGTGCTGGATGATATAGCTGACCCAGTACTTAAGGCAGTAACGACATGGTCAGTTGTTGGAACTGGAGGCACAATATTGCCCTATGCAAGTGGAGCTGGAGGTCTTAATTTTAATAACGCAACAATTAGGAGTATAAATACAGCGGAAACGGTTACCTATACAGTAACAATTGCAGTTCCAAGCAGCTATACCGGTAAGATTGTAAATACAGCAATTGCAACATCTGCTGTTCAGGACCCTAATGTTAGCAATAATGCTCAAACAGATATTGATACTGCAAACCCATTAGCCGAGATAGTGCTTACAAAAACAATTTTAACTGCAGCTCCTCATAGAATTGGAGATAATGTTGAGTTTTTAATTACAGCAGTAAATAATGGCCCAAGTGATGCTACGGGAATAAACATTGTAGATAAACTGCCAAGCGGTTATACTTTTGTTAGTGCAAGACCAAGCAATGGAACTTATAATGCATCGAGTGGTTTATGGAATTTAGGAGGTTTAACCAATACTTCTAATGCTACATTAACTGTAATTGCAAGAATTAATGCGACGGGAAATTATACAAATGTTGCTGAGGTTACTAAAGTAGATCAATTAGATCCAAATGGAGTTATCCACGGGAATAACACGCCTAACGAAATTGATCAGTCAGATGTGACGATTGTTCCGGTTAAAATAGTTGATTTGGTTACCACAAAAACAGTTGATAAATCAAATCCAAATAAAGGAGACATTGTACAGTATACAATAACTGTTGTAAACAATGGTCCGAGCACAGCGACTGGAGTAAATCTAACAGATAATTTACCTGCAGGATTAGTTTATGTATCGCATGTAGCAGCGGGAGGAACGATAAATATGTATGCTGGTGGAGTTTGGAATATTGGAAACATAAACATTGGATCTTCTGCTGCATTATTAATCAATGCAAGAGTTACTGCAGCAGGAACGGTTAGTCAAACGCCTATTGTAAATACAGTTACATCTGCAGCTGGAAATGAATCCGATCCAACAACTGCTGGAGACGATTTAACAGAATCAATTATTGTAACAAGTTCAGACTTAGTAACTGAAAAAACAGTAAGTAAATCAAATCCTAGCGAAGGGGAAACGATTAATTACAGCATTAGGGTTACGAATAACGGTCCAAGTGATGCAACGGGAGTTCGTTTAACCGATATTCTTCCAATTGGAGTTACTTACGTGAGTAACAATCAGGGAGCTGACTATAATTATGGCTCTGGTATCTGGACTATAGGAGATCTTGCAAACGGAGCGACCAAAGTTTTAGATATTAATGTGTTAATTAATTCTGGCTCAGCAGGAAAAACGATTGTCAATACAACGACTGCTGCCAAAGGAGATCAGTCAGACCCATCAGCTGTTGGAGATGATTTAACAGAAACAATCATTGTTCAGAACGGTGCTGATGTTGTATTGAAGAAAGTAGTGAATAATAGTACACCTAACATTGGAGAAACGGTAACTTATACTGTGACGGTAACCAATAAAGGAACAACATTAGTAACAAACTTGGTAGTAAAAGATGATCTGCCAGCTGGTTTAACGTTTGTTTCAGCTACTCCAGGAAAAGGGGTATGGACAACTCCAAACTGGACAGTAGGTACATTACAGCCAGGTGAAGAAGGATCTATCGAGATTAAAGCACTTGTTGGTTTAGATCAGGGAGGGAATGTATTAACCAATACAGTATCTAATACGCAGGATCAGTTTGATGCCAACAGAACTCCTGATTATCCTACTGAGACTATAACAGTTACGAACTTAGATTTAGCCGTTGTTAAAACAGTAAATAACGCGACACCAAATGAAGGTGAGGTTATTAGATATACTATCAGAGTAACAAACAATGGTGCTAATGATGCAACCAATGTAAGTTTAGTAGATAAATTACCTGTAGGAGTTACTTATGTAAGCGATGCACTTTCAGCAGGAAATTATAACAATGGCTCAGGATTATGGACAATTGGTAATTTAGTAAATGGTGCGGTTGCAACCCTTACAATTGATGCAAGAGTTAATGCAGGAACTTATGGTACAACGATAACCAATACAACAAGTGCAGTAAAAGCGGATCAGGCAGATTCTAATCCGGCAAATAATATTGCTAGTGTTGCCATTGTGCCAACAGCATACATAGACTTGAGTTTAACGAAAGATATTGTTGGAAATATTATCAATCCAGCTGTAGGCGATGTAATCACTTTTGAAATAAGAGTGATGAACGATGGGCCTACAAAAGCAACGGGAGTAGAGGTAGTAGATTTAGTACCTTCCGGGTATAAATTTATCAACTATAGTTCAACTATTGGTACTTACAGTCCTTCAACAGGTCTTTGGAAAGTAGGTTTTGTAGAACCAGGAAATACGGCAGTTTTATTAGTTGATGTAAGAGTTCTAGATACTGGAGACTATATGAACTGTGCAGAAATTACCAAAGTAAATGAGCCGGATATCGATTCTACTCCAGGTAATGGTAATGTTTCAGAAGATGATTATGCTTGTGCATCTGCATCGCCTAATCAATCTTTAGGCTTGGCAGTTGTTAAGACTATCTTGAAAAATGTTACAAATCCAAAAGTAAATTCGCAGATTTCATTCGAGATTCAGTTAACAAACAATGGAGATATAGACGCAACAGGTGTTGTGGTATCAGATTTACTTCCTTCTGGCTATAGGTTCGTAAATTATAGTTCTACTAGAGGAGTTTATGATTATGTAACGGGAGACTGGATAGTAGGTAAGATATTAAACGGAGAAACGGAGATTTTGATTGTTGATGTTATTGTTAACGAATCTGGAAACTATCAAAATTGTGCAAGTATAAAAGCAATGCACCAGACAGATATTGATCCATCAAACAATCAAAGTTGTATTACGGCATCTCCAATAGCTCTAATAGATTTAGAATTGACTAAAGAAGCTGATATCTTAAAACCAATTGCTGAAACTAATGTTGAATTTACCATAACATTATCAAACAAAGGACCTAGTAAAGCAACAGGTGTTGAGGTAAAAGATTTACTTCCGTCAGGCTTCAAATTCGTAAGTGCTGTTACAGCTATCGGAACTTATGATGCAGTTACTGGAATATGGAAAGTAGGAACTATTGATACCAATGCCTTACAAATATTAAAAGTAACAGCTAATGTACTGCCGACAGGTGATTTTACAAATGTTGCAGAAGTTATGGCAGCAAATGAAGATGATGTAGATTCTGCTCCTGGAAATAATAAACTGCAGGAAGATGATCAGGATGCAGTATCATTAGAACCACAGGTTTCTTTAATGATTCCAGAAGGATTTACGCCTAACGGAGATGGTATAAATGATGTTTTTGAAATAGAACATTTACAAGTATTATATCCAAACTTTAGTATAGAGATTGTAAATCGATACGGAAACCTTGTGTATAAGTACAAACATAATGGAGACAAGTTTACAACGCCATTATGGTGGGATGGTTATTCAACAGGAAGACTTAATGTCTCTGGAGGTATGCTTCCGGCAGGAACTTATTTCTATACTATTCACTTCAACAACAACGAAAGAAATCCGCAGACAGGCTGGTTACATTTAAAAAAATAAAAGTATTCTTTAAGAAGAGAAGATAGTAAAAAACCTTTTCTCTCCTTTCAAAAATTAAACTCGTTTTTATGAAAAAAATTGAAATACTAATTGGATTTTTTGTTTTGATATTTTCCACCACTACTCTTTCTGCTCAACAAGATCCGCAATATACTCAATACATGTATAACATGAATGTTATAAATCCGGCTTATGCCGGTTCAAAAGGATTTACCACTATAGGCATCTTAGGAAGAACACAATGGGTAGGAGTACAAGGTGCACCAAAAACAGCAACATTATCTATAAATGGTCCTGTTGGAAAAAATGTGGGATTAGGATTTTCTGTTATCCACGATGAAATCGGACCTGTTAAAGAAGATAACACATATGTTGATTTCTCATATACTTTAAATCTTTCTGAAGAAGATAAGTTCGCATTTGGTATTAAAGCAGGAGCAACATTTTTGAATATAAGAGAATTTACCACAGTAGATCCAGACCCATTAAATGCACCAATAAGTCAAGTTGCACCTAATTTTGGTGTTGGTGTAATGTATTATAATGATCGTTTTTATGCCGGTTTATCTGTACCAAATTTTATCGAATCAAGATATCTTGACAAGAAAAACGGAATTTATTCTTCGGCTTCAGAAAAAGCACATTTTTTCCTTACTTCCGGATATATTTTTGATCTAAATGAAGACTTAAATTTAAAGCCTTCTACCATGTTTAAAGCAGCGGCAGGAGCACCTCTTTCAGTTGATTTGTCTTTAAACTTATTAGTGCAGGAAAAAGTAGAATTTGGACTCTCACTGAGATTAGATGACTCTGTAAGCGCTATGGTGGGTTACAATATAAGTCAGGATATGAGAATTGGATATGCTTACGATTACACTACTTCTAATTATGGTGTGTTTAATTCAGGCTCTCATGAGATTATGATATTATTTGACTTGTATAAGAAAAAAATAAAAAGTCCTCGATTCTTCTAGATAAAAAATAAGATATGAAAAAAATTACTTTAATTATAGTATTGTTATTTGGAGCTGGAGTTTATTCTCAAAATTACAATATCAAAAATATAGATGCCAATACTAAATACTCTGATTTTGGTGTGAGTTATTATGGTGAAAACATTGCAATATATGCTTCATCAAAAAAGACCAAACAATCGATAAATAAAAAATGGTATTTAAACAATCAGCCATTTTTAGATTTATATAAAGCAACTGTAACCAATACAGGTGAATTTGCAGAATCTGAATTGTTTTCAAAAGACCTGAATACTAAGATGCATGAATCTAATGTAACCTTTACAAAAGATTTAAAATCAGTATATTTTTCCAGAGATAACTACAATAGTAAAAAGTATAAGACAGACGATAAAGGCTGGGTTTTAATACAATTATATAGAGCCGATGTTGACGCTGATGGAAATTGGAAAAATATAGCAAAACTGCCATTCAATAGTGATCAGTTTGATACAGGGCATCCTTCATTAAATGCTGACGATTCCAAGTTGTATTTTACTTCAAACAGGCCAGGTTCGATGGGACTTACTGATATTTGGGCCGTAGATATAAATAAAGATGGCAGTTATGGGGAACCTTATAATTTAGGACCAGAAGTGAATACAGTAAAAAACGAAATGTTTCCTTATATTGACGCAGATAATGTACTTTATTATTCTTCGGATGGTAAAAAGGATGGAAACGGCGGTTTAGATATCTATGCTCTAAAAATTCAGGATAAAAAAGGGGTAGGAGAAGCAGTTAACTTAGGTTTTCCAATAAACAGTGCCAAAGATGATTTCTCTTTAGTTTTTCAAAATGGCAAAAAAACAGGTCACTTTTCTTCTAACAGAGATAGCGGAAAAGGAGATGATGATATCTACTTTTTCGAAGAATTAGTTAGCCCGATTGCTGCAAAATGTAAGCAGTTCGTTCAGGGGACTGTTCGTGAAAAAGAATCAGGAGCGCTTTTACCAGGAGCTTTGGTAACATTATATAATGCAAAAGGAGATAAAGTAGAAAGCACAATTGCCGATAAATTTGCTATTTTTAATTTTAAAGTAAATTGTGATGCTTCATACAAAGTAACCGCTGTAAAGGATTATTATGATATGGACGAAAAGACTTTTGCTTCAACAAACGAAGCAAATTTGGAGCTTGCCCTTAATCTGGATTTAACTTCGGGTGAATTTGTTTATGTAAGAGGTAAACTAATGGTGAAAATTAATCCAGTATATTTTGATCTGGATAAGTCGTTTATTCGGACTGATGCACAGCTGGAACTTGAGCGGGTAGTTAGAATTATGCAGAAATACCCAAAACTGAAAATCAATTTAGTCTCACATACCGATAGTAGAGCTCGCGATTCGTATAACTGGTCTTTGTCTAATAGAAGGGCGAAATCGTCTAAAAACTGGATTGTTAGACAGGGAATTGATCCGGCTAGAATCAAAGCTGATGGTTTTGGTGAAACAGAATTGGTCAATAAATGTTCAAACGGCGTTATTTGCTCCGAAGCAGACCATCAATTAAACAGGAGAACTGAATTTATAATTACGAATCCCGAAGTAATCAGATAAAAATAGGCAGTGTAAATCCATTGCATGAAAAGCCATAACATAAAGCGCATTAGTTAGTAAATCAATTAATAGGAATTGCAGTTTTAAGTTGGGTTTGCAAAACTAAGTATAGAAAAAGTTAAGCTGCATTTTGTAATTAAATTAAGCTGCTGTTTATTGATTTATTTAATTGCTTTCCAAAGACAAAAAATGGAAATTTTTGAAAAAAAAATCTAATGTGACAGCATATAGTTCTTGAAAACATTTTTTTATATCCCTATATTGTTAGTTCTACTTTTTTACTCATTTTAACTTTGGATGTGCTAATTTAGCATGGAGTTCAAGTTGAGAACTAAACCTTAACTTTAGAGCATGAAAGGGAACCGCAAGATTTATGGCCGCAATTTTAAAGAGAAAGCTGCCCAATTAAGCTGCCGCAGAATTACCAAGAATCTGGAATAGGAAATTTTCCCGGAAAAGGAAAATTAAAGCTTGGCCCCAGTCAGGAAAAAGGCCATGAGCTAGAAAAAAAACACAGAATTCGAGCGTGATATTCTAAAAAAGCTTTAGGCATCTTTTCCAAGGGAGGCCGATAATTTATCTTTTCATAAAAGGCCATAAAAACACTCATTCGATCGAAAAGATGTGCAGAGCTTTAAAATCCAGGCCAAGCAGCGGCCATAAATCAATGCATCAAAATTTGGCATAGCAAAAGAAGGCATTGGGCTTTGAATCACAAAACAATTGACGAATTCAATAGACTAATTACAAAAATGCAGCTTAACTTTTTCTCCAGTTTTTTTGCATATGCAGTTTGATATTAGTCTTTTTTTTTGCTGCATAGCAGTTAGTATTGTTTTTTGTCAAAAATGTTTTTTTGGTACTAACTAAGTGCTGTAATACTTGCTTTAATCGGCGTTATAAGGGTATTTTTGCAATTTAAAATTATGCGTTTAAAGTAGTTGTATTTGCATTGACTTATTTCTTTATT
The Flavobacterium humidisoli DNA segment above includes these coding regions:
- a CDS encoding PKD domain-containing protein, with translation MEKNYSYKQKKSNFSNLFLSFLVLVAVLFSNESTYGQDCSLNAGIPITICENSPLLLSGVVGGNMVSHKWTQIAGPSVLIQDPNSAVTSVLGAVGGNVYRFRLSGVCSIGTTSQDVTITVNPITIAKAGTNIEGCPGTYPLSANSPLNPGETGIWVKNGSDNAGVTINNPTSPNATITLSSSAAGSTQLSWKISSSSCSSSSSITVTNYGGEVIANAGPDQTLSECYTNTQSTILNASIGGNGTGKQEGTWSFVSGPAVPTITNPNSENAAVSDLIEGPYVFRWAVQGPCVLGSDTVTINVPPATQDVTDAEGINRTQSFCDKSITSTVLQGNIPLYAGETVEWSTNSGATIVSPNSSTTLITGLDFNTKGTYTFIYKIKGNSEVNPKCETQSTFTVQYVSSPTALILNNGVSTVVLPVNVTSGSIPMSSTGGNDNQYIYLKGPDDVMPSLNFDEGNLNFSNLTKAGTYTFRVRRYTSGSFAIGCLEAFADISIVVSLSPEPSNAGTKVALLCGVTTTQLSGNNPTLMTTSGLSGYWSQVSGPNVASFDDIKKNNPNISNLISGVYVFRWNISGGINAIDTFSETSITVSQPPFSNAGETPVTACAGSYFLDAAPLIEGQTGHWTQLGGAPIVTIVNPASPQTYINGMLPGGTYTFRWTVTAAGINCTPSWSDVVVNTIATFSPSPAVAGSDFCLPSGTTRTTLSAANAVNGTGTWAQIAGSSVSIVNPNSADAAIEGLTDGIYKFQWTTAADPLNSSLCTSFSDTITITVAAEPKSIGGTDQDVCGNIVIMNANVLTTGLVGTWVQVSGDSSWSVDDINNPKAVFSNLAAGNYVFKWVVRRGTCDSDSSEVSFKVSLPPTVATVSTGSVDVCDTKINLNGNTITSGAGTWQVVSGPNNPVFANANIGNTAVSGLTTGTYLLRWSSTNGPGCATSTADLTLNVNAPADAGPDQVLCNATEIMLQGTKGSTGIWTVNSGNGATITPLSSSTARATIVPGNNYAFQYSISSADAGSCGASSDIMTVTNSALPTTPNAGIDQEICLSEGNSITLSGNSITSGSGIWSKVSGPVGGTISSNNSNSTTVIGLTEGLYIFKWTAGYDSCNNLSDVIRVNVYGPPSAADAGADQSACQLGAQLDAAAPTSGIGTWTLTAGPSLDGIIIDSPNDPKSTLSFSNPYLLPVGTYTFTWTVKNGTICAVSTDTVNITFTGAPPTPANAGPDQNLCNATTAVMNANPVNPGTGTWTQVSGPTTAIFSNRFSAHSTVSALTNGTYEFKWSSSNGAGCNLEDTILVTINPAIAAVNAGPDQILAEYSTVTMAATDPAPNTGSWSFVSGPNTPFILDVNSPTTQIAGTIPGKYVFKYTVSNSSCAVDADTVEITLIGQTDLSLAKIADIASPRVGDIVTFTVAVTNNGNRDATGIAVRDNLPAGFTLITGSVSNQGNYNAGGNAINWSGLSVVNGATLNLTYKARVNAATGTANEYTNTAQITASDQVDPNSTPNNDIPTEDDQDSLTLTPIPNVDLAITKRISNATPDVGSTVQFTIEVVNNGPSNATSVVATDALPTGYTFVSATAGTGTYNSTNGRWNIGNLANGSRTTLTITARVNATGNYTNTATVTRAEIDTNATNNTSSVSSTPRAIADLSLTKTVSAGPYNVGSNVTFTVTVTNAGPSAATSVSVLDYLPSGYTYVSHTSAGTTYSNASGFWNIGNLANGASAVLTVVARINATGDYRNVAEVVHSNEFDPDSTPGNNNPAEDDQQQVVIVPVQLADLEVTKTVDVTTPRVGDNIKFRITLRNVGPSDATGVTVNDLLPTGYTFVSYTSTNGAYNATNGNWTISGSVANGKTEYLDITAKVNPITGTANEFRNTASVTASNQTDPVPANNTSTVTTVPTALINLALTKSVNNISPLAGSNVVFTVRVSNAGPSNATGVQVRDLLPNGYTYVSSTVSNGTYANGTGLWTIGTIINGASAVLNVTATVNATGNYTNVAEVISANETDVNSTPNNNVLTEDDQDEIAISRGSLVDLSLVKTVNNNTPNVNDIVTFRITVNNAGPSDAKGVVVTDKLPSGYLFVSAAPSAGSYNNTPGSWTVGTLANGATATLDIQARVLPTGNYNNVAEVTGADEVDSNSTPGNNDDTENDQSEVIVTPVQIADLSVNKIVDVTVPKVGDNVVFTIAVSNAGPSNATGVVIRDLLPSGYEFVSAVPTAGMYNRTTGDWTVSRPIIANTSETIQITAKVLKNGSYVNNAEVIASDQQDPDSTPNDGTGDDFSTVTTTPSALVNLAVVKRINNAAPDVGSTVVFTIDVVNNGPSDATTVVVNDRLPTGYAFVSDDATGNYDNVSGNWIIGNLASGIKRTLNITAAVNPKGNYLNTATATSTETDGNPGDNTCEVSSTPRAISDLSLLKTVANASPNVGENAVFTIVVTNNGPSNATGVVVTDQLPSGYSFVSATPSVGTFDSNSGGWSVGSLANSASASLTIIARVLATGNYNNVAEVTGADQFDPNSIPGNNNPLENDQSTVVVTPVNVSDLVTVKTVSAVTVAGISASRPNEGDTIRYSIVVTNNGGPTSATGVSLTDILPAGLTYESHTVTAGTYNYASGVWTIGNLAVNGTAALEITAKVNAGTKGLTIINRTTAAKGDQTDPTTAGDDLEETIVVSLPPIAANDISNGNTTNQPSTPLNILTNDRLGDGTLATPANTIVDLNPNTPGVETTIIVPGEGTWNYDPATGLIVFTPEAGFTSDPTPLVYKLTETQTGLSDTATITVTYVAQAPIAYNDLSSGNPVNTAVTVNPLANKGSGKDADPDGTIDPSTVRLLSPSGATAIVTDSKGITSFDVANEGKWSVNPVTGAITFTPLPTFHKDPTPIQYNVKDNDGNVSNNATVTIDYVPVAANDRNTTPGTPGLPVTINVSGNDTAGDTVNVSTVVLNASSVFGGIQVSPQEVSVAGVGNWIADALGNVTFTPEAGYTIDPPVISYTIRDNQGNSSNTATITIDYAPITSPDLSIGNPINTPVVVDVTANDTTGDLVDPTTVSLVNPGNGTNIVQDPTGDITSITIPEEGRWNLDPVTGKVTFTPNPGFITNPTPINYNVRDHQGNQSNNSLITIRVIPQADMVVTKTNHTDKYIPGTNSVYTITVKNNGPAAATNVVVLDDIADPVLKAVTTWSVVGTGGTILPYASGAGGLNFNNATIRSINTAETVTYTVTIAVPSSYTGKIVNTAIATSAVQDPNVSNNAQTDIDTANPLAEIVLTKTILTAAPHRIGDNVEFLITAVNNGPSDATGINIVDKLPSGYTFVSARPSNGTYNASSGLWNLGGLTNTSNATLTVIARINATGNYTNVAEVTKVDQLDPNGVIHGNNTPNEIDQSDVTIVPVKIVDLVTTKTVDKSNPNKGDIVQYTITVVNNGPSTATGVNLTDNLPAGLVYVSHVAAGGTINMYAGGVWNIGNINIGSSAALLINARVTAAGTVSQTPIVNTVTSAAGNESDPTTAGDDLTESIIVTSSDLVTEKTVSKSNPSEGETINYSIRVTNNGPSDATGVRLTDILPIGVTYVSNNQGADYNYGSGIWTIGDLANGATKVLDINVLINSGSAGKTIVNTTTAAKGDQSDPSAVGDDLTETIIVQNGADVVLKKVVNNSTPNIGETVTYTVTVTNKGTTLVTNLVVKDDLPAGLTFVSATPGKGVWTTPNWTVGTLQPGEEGSIEIKALVGLDQGGNVLTNTVSNTQDQFDANRTPDYPTETITVTNLDLAVVKTVNNATPNEGEVIRYTIRVTNNGANDATNVSLVDKLPVGVTYVSDALSAGNYNNGSGLWTIGNLVNGAVATLTIDARVNAGTYGTTITNTTSAVKADQADSNPANNIASVAIVPTAYIDLSLTKDIVGNIINPAVGDVITFEIRVMNDGPTKATGVEVVDLVPSGYKFINYSSTIGTYSPSTGLWKVGFVEPGNTAVLLVDVRVLDTGDYMNCAEITKVNEPDIDSTPGNGNVSEDDYACASASPNQSLGLAVVKTILKNVTNPKVNSQISFEIQLTNNGDIDATGVVVSDLLPSGYRFVNYSSTRGVYDYVTGDWIVGKILNGETEILIVDVIVNESGNYQNCASIKAMHQTDIDPSNNQSCITASPIALIDLELTKEADILKPIAETNVEFTITLSNKGPSKATGVEVKDLLPSGFKFVSAVTAIGTYDAVTGIWKVGTIDTNALQILKVTANVLPTGDFTNVAEVMAANEDDVDSAPGNNKLQEDDQDAVSLEPQVSLMIPEGFTPNGDGINDVFEIEHLQVLYPNFSIEIVNRYGNLVYKYKHNGDKFTTPLWWDGYSTGRLNVSGGMLPAGTYFYTIHFNNNERNPQTGWLHLKK
- a CDS encoding type IX secretion system membrane protein PorP/SprF, with protein sequence MKKIEILIGFFVLIFSTTTLSAQQDPQYTQYMYNMNVINPAYAGSKGFTTIGILGRTQWVGVQGAPKTATLSINGPVGKNVGLGFSVIHDEIGPVKEDNTYVDFSYTLNLSEEDKFAFGIKAGATFLNIREFTTVDPDPLNAPISQVAPNFGVGVMYYNDRFYAGLSVPNFIESRYLDKKNGIYSSASEKAHFFLTSGYIFDLNEDLNLKPSTMFKAAAGAPLSVDLSLNLLVQEKVEFGLSLRLDDSVSAMVGYNISQDMRIGYAYDYTTSNYGVFNSGSHEIMILFDLYKKKIKSPRFF